TAAACTTTGCTCTTAATAAAATAAAAGAGTTCAAGGTCTTTATAGCCACTGTGGACAGCGATCTTAAAAATAAAGCGTTGTTGAAAGGTATTGGAGTAATTTTTTATAGAAAGTCTAAAAATAAGTTTGAAGTAATTCCATGACATATCATGAATGTTGCATAAAATTTATAAAATTTATCTAAAACATGAGTATTTAAAACAGTTCAAAAAACATATGAATAAGGTGCTTAAGGGGTTTGCCATTTGTTTAGAGTATATAAGCTAAGAGATGTTGTGAGGATAGATCCATCAAAATTAGATCGGGAAATAGAAGAAGTAGCTTTTGAAGAACTAAGGAAACGTTATGAGGGATTAAAAGATAGGAATTTAGGTATAGTACTTGCTATAACAAATATAAAGGTAGATCCTATAGGCTACATCCCTATGGGAGATGGTGCTCCATACCATAGAGTGGAATTTGATGTTCTGACATATGTACCAATTGTTGGTGAAATAGTTGAAGGAATTGTTGAGACTATTGGACGTATGGGAATAACTATAAGGATAGGTCCTATAGAGGGATTTGTTCATATTTCACAGATATCAGATGATGAAGTTAGATATGACCCTGTATCAAATACATTGATATGTAAAAATACCAAGAGGGTTATATCACAAGGAGATATAGTTAGAGCAAGAATAACCACAGTTTCGCTAGGGCCACAGCAAAGACTACCTAGAATAAATATGACAATGAAACAGCCATATCTAGGTAAGCTAGAATGGATTGAGTCATCCAGTAAAAAGTCTTAAAGATTAGTTATGACTATCCCTAGAGAGATAAAATAATTCAGAGTCTGTTTCAAATTACTTTATTGTAGTGGTAAAATGATGAGCCTTGTAAGGTCTGAGCATCTATTATATGATGAGCAGGGGATTCTGATTGGTATGGTTAAGTAAGAGAGAATTGGCATACTATATAGTCTTAAAAAGAGTATTTGGATATAATCAATTTAATTTAGGCGAAGCACTAGATATTCTTAAGTATCTAGGCTCTAAAAGAATAGCTAGAAAAATTATCAGAAGATTAGCCAAAAGAGGCTTTATACAAAAGATTAATGAAGTTAATTATAGGGTTATGGAGTTAGAGCCAGCACTCATTAATATATTATCTAGATATATATTTAATAGAATGTATAAAAGCATGAGGTCACAGAATACTCCTATAAAAATAATAGAAAAAGAATTAAGGATAATTGTACATGGCAACTGTATGGATAGAAATCTAGAGGTGCTTGGTAGAAGTCTAAGCGATATTATGTATATTGAGTGTAAAGAAAACCATTAAAAAACATTATGTATATGTATACTTAATATTTTTGTTCTTTAGTCCTTCTTTGATACTACTATTTCGATTGTGGATACTCTGCTTTGTCTTCCATCACTGCTGGTTATAGACTGGCTTCCTATAGTTATATTCTTTACTTCTACCTTTCCTGGTAGGAATCTATTTCTTACTATTTCTATGGCATCTACAGCTTTGCTAATGGCTCTTCCTCTTGCTTTGACAACGATTTCTCCAACTCCTTGGTTTAATAGTGTTAATATAGCTAATACATAGTTCATAACTGGTTTTTTACCTACGAGTACAGTATTTGCTGCTGTTGGTGTTTGCGCCATTTTGTTAGACCCCGAGATTTTTCTGCAATTATCGTTAGATATTGCTCTGGAATAAAAGTTTATTGTCTGTCTTTAGAATGCGGTAAATATATATACTAATTGAATTAGCTAGCATAATATTGTTAAGTAATTACTGAATATGGTAAAGGCTATGGTATTTATTTTGAATAGTTCAATGGGGCTCAGAGCTTTTGAAAAACTGTATTCTACATAAGATATTCAATAGGTATATAGAAATTGACTTTAGCGATATATAGACATGGCTGTCCCTATTGTGGGAGCAGCATCTACGTAGGAGAGGATTCATGGAGTTGTGAAAACTGTGAAATGATTAATAGGTTTAGACATGGTAATAGCTATGTAGATGTATGGTTTAAAGAAATTAGAGACTTCATTGAATTCTTTAGAATGGCTACAGGATTTAGTCCTTGGTCTCTTCAGACATACTGGATTAAGAGACTGTTATCAGGGGAATCATTTGCTATGGTGGCTCCTACAGGTATAGGTAAATCAACATTATTAGGAGTATATGCACTATATAGGGCTTACTTCTATAGATCTAAAATTTACATCATAACACCCACAAGAGAAATTGCAAAGCAGTTCTATAGTAAAATATCTGAATATCTAAGGACCATTTCAAAGAATTTTCATGGCGCTGATAAACTTAGGATAATCTTCTACGACTCTTCATCCAAGAATCATAAAGACATACTTAAGTTGATTAATGAAAATATGTTTGATATTTTAATAACATCATCATCATTTTTATCGAGGCACCATGTAATTGTGGATAGTAGTAAAATAGATATAGTTATTGCTGATGATCTTGATTCTATTATGAGAAATTCTAAGAGTGTTGATAGGGTTCTAAAGATATTGGGATTCGATGAAAAGATAGTTAATTTGGCTATGGAATTAGTTAAACTTAAGCAGAGTTTCTATGTAGCTAAGTTGGCTAAATCTCAAGAGAGTGTCGAGAATATAAGACGGAAAATAATTGAGATGGAAGCAATATTAAAGAACGAGGTAGCCAAGAGAAATACACAATTAGTTGTAGCATCAGCAACTGGTAGGAGTGCTGGAATGAAAGCATTAATTCTAAAGGAGCTTTTAGGATTTGATAGTGGTGCTATATTTGAATATTGGCGTAATATAGTTGATATATATTCACAAATAGATGATAAAATGATGATCTACATTAAAGAAATAATAGAGAAAATGAAAAGTGGAATTATCTTTGTTTCTAGTCCATATAAAGACTATATAGATGTTATTGTAAAGAAGTTAATGGACATGAATATAAAAGTTGCTGTAGTTAAGAGTGGTAATAAGGCTGTGGATAAGTTTAGAAGAGGAGAGGTTGATGTATTGATAGGATCTTCATCCTATTATGGAATTCTTGTCAGGGGTCTAGATGAACCACAGAGAATAAAATTCGTTATTTTTATAGGATTACCACAAATAATGAAGGAATTGTGGAATAGTTTAAGCAATATAAGATTATTGTATATGATTGCAAAATGTCTAAATGAACAAGGAATTGATTTATCTAACGATATTAAGACACTTATAAATATTATCCAGAGTAGTTCTCCAGCTCAGCTAATACTATTATCTAAAGCTTTAAATGGTCGTGAATATCCTAATGATCTAAGAGATAAGGTGGAGGAGCTTGCAAAAATAAGGGATAGGGTATATGAAGAAGCTAAGAAATTCTTAGATACTAATGGAAAGCTCGTTATTAATAATTACGGAATTCTGGTTAAATTAGGACATAGATATGTCATTCTTAAGCCTGATCCATATACATATATTCAAGCGAGTGGAAGATGTTCTAGATTATTCAATGGAATTAAGACTTTTGGAGTTTCAATAGTATTTGAGAATTATAAAGAATTAATAGAGTTAATGGAGAAGAAGATGAAGAGATTTGTCGATGGCTTTAGGTTTATTAATTTAAGCGATGCAGATATAGATGAATATGTGCTGAGGGCTGAAAGTACAAGATCCTTGAACTTTAGTGGAGATGGTACTATTGATATAAGGAAAGGAATATCTACTGCTCTAATAATTGTTGAATCTCCAACTAAGGCAAAAACAATAGCCTCGATGTTTGGAAAGCCTGCGAAGAAGGTATATGGAAATGTTATAGTATATGAGTCTATTATACCCATATCTAGGGATAAGGTTTATGTATCTATGATAGTTGCAACCCTAGGTCATATCACGGATTTGGTGACGGATGAGGGTTTATATGGTGTTCGTGTTAATAATGATAGATATATTCCTATATATGACTTTATAACTAAGTGTAGAAGATGTGGTGCTCAGATAGTTGGGATATATGATGAATGTCCATACTGTAATTCTATCGATGTACAGTCATCTAATACTATATATAATGTACTAAAGAAGTTGGCATTAGAGGTTGACAATATTTTTATTGCTACAGATCCTGATACAGAAGGTGAAAAAATAGCTTTTGATATCTATAATCTCCTATATCCTATAAATAAAAACTTGTTTAGAATAGAATTCAGAGAGATAACAAAGAATGCTGTTCTAGAGGCTCTCAAAAATCCTAGGAGAATAGATATTAAGAGAGTTAAGGCACAAATGACTAGGAGAATCATAGATAGATGGATAGGATTTGAACTTAGTATGGTTCTTCAAGACAAATTTAATAAGCCTTGGCTTGGCGCTGGAAGAGTTCAATCGCCTGTATTATTATGGGTTGCTAGGAGATATAAGGAATATATCGACTCTATTGGTTATATACTATATTGTGATTTATATGGATATAAAATAAAGATATATTTAGGAAATAATGTGGATAGGAATTATGTAGAGAAAATAATGGATAGAATTTCTAATGAAGGATTAGAGGTTAAAGATGTAGAAATTATTGAAAGAACTATACAACCTCCACCACCATTTACTACAGATTCACTACTTTATGAAGCTAGCAATAAATATGGATATAGTGCCTCAAAAATTATGGCAATTGCTCAATCATTATTTGAGCAGGGGTTGATAACTTATCATAGGACAGACTCAACACGGATATCGTCTCTAGGATTAAGTATAGCTCGTGAGGCACTTGCTAAGGAGAATCTTCTTGAATATTATGTTCCTAGGCAGTGGAATGTTGAAAATAATGCTGAAGATGCTCATGAAGCCATTAGACCTACAAATCCTATAAATGCTGATGAACTTATAGAGCTTATTATGAGAGGGGAACTAGGTATTATCACAAGAATTAGTGATGATCATTTAAAAATCTATGATCTTATATATAGGAGATTTTTAGCAAGTCAGATGAAACCTGCAAGGGTTCTAGTACTGAGGGCTAATATAGGAATAGATAAGTATTTTACTAATATTGAAGCTATCATAGATATAATTGAAAAAGGCTTTATGAGTATTTATCCATTAAAGATATATCCAGATCTTAGAAATCTTGAGAAGACTACATTTATAAAGCCCAATAAGATTTTTGTAAAGAAAGGTTCAGCTATAGGATTATATAGGGTTGCAGATCTAATAAGAATGCTAAAGGAGAAAGGTATTGGAAGACCAAGTACATATGCAAAGGCTATAGATAACAACATACGCCATGGATATATAATCTTGAGTAAAAAAGTGAAAGCAACTATACCTACAAAACTAGGTAAAGAAATAAGTGAAATCATTGAACAAAGATATATTAATCTAGTTGGTGATAAAGTTACATATGAACTTGAACGTGAGATTGATTTAATTGAAAGAGGTTTAAGGGACATGAACTATGTATTAAATAGGGTTAGACAAGCTATAGACATCATCATCAATACAGAAGGTAATAATATTATTCAGTTATTTTCTGACACTGAAACAGTTAATATTAGTGATAATAGAGTAGAGCTTATATCCTCTGAATAGTTATTTTAATATAGGAGACTCTTCGATTACGAATCAACATACTACCTATTTCAACATTCTTAATCGATATTCTATCGCCTAGTCTACTACTTAACATATTGTATAGATTTACTGCTCTATATATATGTCTCCCCCTTCCTAGAATCTCTATTACATCACTTTCCCTATTAAGACTAACTATAGATTCTAGTAGATAATCCCTTAAAGGTCTATTACCCAAGATTATCGTTTTAGGAGCCTTTGGCTGTGAGCTCATTTTTGTTACCCTATCCTATAAAACTAATTAAGTATATTTTTAAGTGATTATAAGATTTTAGTACTATTTTCGCAACAATCATCGATCTCTTCAACTACTAATCTTAAGGCTGTTTCTGAAGTGTTGAAAAATTTAAATACTTTAAATAGTTCTTAGCTACTTGATTGATGATATAATATATGGCATGTGGATCTCCCTATCTTATGTTTCACTATTGCTGAAGATTCAGGGGAGATGATATCAAATCAGATGAGAAGTACATGGCTTTACATTGATGGAGCTTCATGAGGTATGGATAAAGTTAATAATTTTGTGATAGGGGTAATCCGAATCACGGAATTAGGAATATATTTATGAGTATCTAGGAATATTGTGGTCTAGGAACGCTATAAAGATATAATACTGAGGAAATAGAGTATATCTCTAAATCTATATAGCTGTGGTGTGATGAATTTATGGATAAGGGGTTCCTAGTATTATCATGGAATGATATTGTAGATCTCTCATTAGAATTAGCAAGAAAAATTATGTTATCAAAATATGTACCAGATGCCATTGTAGCTATATTGCGTGGTGGATATATTGTTGCAAAACTTGTTAGTGATTATCTTGGTATTGAGCACATATCTACACTAGAAATAAAGTTTTATAAGGGTATAGGTGAAAAGGCAGAGAGACCCATTGTTATAAGTCCTATTGTTCATGATTTAAGAGGTAAAAAAGTGCTAATAGTAGATGATGTAGCAGATAGTGGTAGAACGCTACAGGTTGCAATAGATATTGTCAGACTTCATGGAGCAAAAGATGTTAGAACAGCAACACTATACTTAAAACCGTGGTCTATAACTATGCCGGATTATTATGTAGCTGATACAAAAAGCTGGATAGTCTTTCCATGGGAGGTTGGAGAAATACTTAGGGAACTCAAAGGCAGATATGGCTCATTAGAAGAAGCTTTAAAACAGCTTGAATTAGAAAAATACTATCAGACCAACATATTAGAGAAGCTATTAAAGATACTGGAAGCAAAGTATACATAAGCTTAAAAGATATTCAAACAAAACATCTACATCAGCGCCGCGGTAGTATAGCCCGGTCAAGTATGCGGGCCTTTCGAGCCCGTGACCCGGGTTCAAATCCCGGCCGCGGCACCACCTCCCTATTTCTATGATTATCGAGGTTGTCAATGCCAACTTTGTAAACCATTTTCGTTGAATAGACCATTTCTAGAATGTTGCAAATAGATACTTTGAACGGTTCTTAATTGTTTGGGTATTGATGTAGTTTTATGTATTGGTTGCTATTGTTAGTTATGTTGTAAGGGTTTGAAATCATTTATAGAACTCAGATGAGAGTTTCATGACGTTGAGCTCAACAGAGCTTCGTGAGATGAGGGTGAAGCTAATGAATTTACATCGAGGACTTGATCAGATCACGAAGTATCATGATCCGAGATATGCTAGGAACTTGCAATGCTTACTGAATACTTCATCTATAGATCAGAGGAAGAAGATTCTGGAAAAATTATTAAAAAGAAAATTAAGTCTAAAATGTATCGAATTTTGTCCTTAGTTAAAAGCTCATAGCCACATCATATATATTAACTTCACGTATTCTCTTTACTAACAATATTGAAAGAATTAATAGGATTATCGATGATGTTAATATTACTGTTACTAAGATTGGCAAACTTAAAGTAGAGGGCATAGGAACAATGTAAATATATTTCTCACCTCCTAGGGAGTATGCCAACAACATCATTATAGCAGTAATAGGATTATAGGAACTTATGTCAGCAGGGGTTAGAAGGGATACAAAGTAGATGATCATGGGTAACATTGGTATAAAGTTGGCAATCTTTGCCGTCGCCGTCCTACCAACCATAATTAAACCAAGAGCTACTCCAAATGTTGCCATAAATAGCGATGATAATATTATTGCTGAAATAACTAGACCAATATCTACCATCGGCACAGTTTTATTAGCCGTGTAGTATATGAGGATAGTTATAATTAAGAATAGAGATGAAAATATAATTTGACTAATCATACCAGTTGCAACCAGAACTAAAATCAATTTGATTGGGCTAATGCCTGCATGTCTTATCAGATAGTTGAAAGCTGCAGAACCTACAACAATTGACCTCGACAACCCTCCTGCTATAGCGAAGGTAAACATTAAGTATGTCATAGAGAACCATCCGGGCAGAGGAAATTTACTAAAATATGCACCTATGAGACTGAAAAAACCTGCGAAAAAAGCTAATCCAGCATACATAGCAGGTGAGAGCAGATATGATTTGAGAAGCGAAGCAAAATACAGAGTTAATGCACTCCTCATACTCAGAACCCTAGTCTACTCCTACTATATAGTTGTGCTAAATCGCTGACCTCACGTAACGGTATACCCTTCCCTTTTCCATCTTTTATTAACGAGTACTCCTCTCCATGCATTCGAAAAACTAAAACAGCATCAGGATCACGACCCAGTACAACCTCGATCTTGAATACCTCTTGCGATTTTACGGAACCGTATAGAGAGCCTTCGAACATGAAGAATAGATCCCAGTCTATAAACTCTTTAAGTAAATAGATGCTATGTAACGTGAGTATAATTTGTTTACGTTTAGAAGCTTTGTGAATTTCCTCCGCAAGTTTTCTAACAAGCCATGGATCAAGA
Above is a genomic segment from Ignisphaera aggregans DSM 17230 containing:
- a CDS encoding DNA-directed RNA polymerase (COGs: COG1095 DNA-directed RNA polymerase subunit E'~InterPro IPR003029:IPR005576:IPR004519~KEGG: sso:SSO0415 DNA-directed RNA polymerase subunit E'~PFAM: RNA polymerase Rpb7 domain protein; RNA binding S1 domain protein~PRIAM: DNA-directed RNA polymerase~SPTR: Q980A3 DNA-directed RNA polymerase, subunit E' (RpoE1)~TIGRFAM: DNA-directed RNA polymerase~PFAM: S1 RNA binding domain; RNA polymerase Rpb7-like, N-terminal domain~TIGRFAM: DNA-directed RNA polymerase (rpoE), archaeal and eukaryotic form), which gives rise to MFRVYKLRDVVRIDPSKLDREIEEVAFEELRKRYEGLKDRNLGIVLAITNIKVDPIGYIPMGDGAPYHRVEFDVLTYVPIVGEIVEGIVETIGRMGITIRIGPIEGFVHISQISDDEVRYDPVSNTLICKNTKRVISQGDIVRARITTVSLGPQQRLPRINMTMKQPYLGKLEWIESSSKKS
- a CDS encoding hypothetical protein (KEGG: sai:Saci_1324 hypothetical protein~SPTR: Q4J971 Conserved protein) — encoded protein: MVWLSKRELAYYIVLKRVFGYNQFNLGEALDILKYLGSKRIARKIIRRLAKRGFIQKINEVNYRVMELEPALINILSRYIFNRMYKSMRSQNTPIKIIEKELRIIVHGNCMDRNLEVLGRSLSDIMYIECKENH
- a CDS encoding DNA-binding protein Alba (COGs: COG1581 DNA-binding protein~InterPro IPR002775:IPR013795~KEGG: sto:STS141 DNA/RNA-binding protein AlbA~PFAM: Alba, DNA/RNA-binding protein~SPTR: Q971T8 DNA/RNA-binding protein Alba 1~TIGRFAM: DNA-binding protein Alba~PFAM: Alba~TIGRFAM: DNA-binding protein Alba), producing the protein MAQTPTAANTVLVGKKPVMNYVLAILTLLNQGVGEIVVKARGRAISKAVDAIEIVRNRFLPGKVEVKNITIGSQSITSSDGRQSRVSTIEIVVSKKD
- a CDS encoding DNA topoisomerase (ATP-hydrolyzing) (COGs: COG1110 Reverse gyrase~InterProIPR000380:IPR013497:IPR006171:IPR003601:IPR 006154:IPR003602:IPR014001:IPR014021~KEGG: hbu:Hbut_0931 reverse gyrase~PFAM: DNA topoisomerase type IA central domain protein; TOPRIM domain protein~PRIAM: DNA topoisomerase (ATP-hydrolyzing)~SMART: DNA topoisomerase I DNA-binding; DNA topoisomerase I ATP-binding; Toprim sub domain protein; DEAD-like helicase~SPTR: A2BLB8 Reverse gyrase~PFAM: Toprim domain; DNA topoisomerase; DEAD/DEAH box helicase~TIGRFAM: reverse gyrase) → MTLAIYRHGCPYCGSSIYVGEDSWSCENCEMINRFRHGNSYVDVWFKEIRDFIEFFRMATGFSPWSLQTYWIKRLLSGESFAMVAPTGIGKSTLLGVYALYRAYFYRSKIYIITPTREIAKQFYSKISEYLRTISKNFHGADKLRIIFYDSSSKNHKDILKLINENMFDILITSSSFLSRHHVIVDSSKIDIVIADDLDSIMRNSKSVDRVLKILGFDEKIVNLAMELVKLKQSFYVAKLAKSQESVENIRRKIIEMEAILKNEVAKRNTQLVVASATGRSAGMKALILKELLGFDSGAIFEYWRNIVDIYSQIDDKMMIYIKEIIEKMKSGIIFVSSPYKDYIDVIVKKLMDMNIKVAVVKSGNKAVDKFRRGEVDVLIGSSSYYGILVRGLDEPQRIKFVIFIGLPQIMKELWNSLSNIRLLYMIAKCLNEQGIDLSNDIKTLINIIQSSSPAQLILLSKALNGREYPNDLRDKVEELAKIRDRVYEEAKKFLDTNGKLVINNYGILVKLGHRYVILKPDPYTYIQASGRCSRLFNGIKTFGVSIVFENYKELIELMEKKMKRFVDGFRFINLSDADIDEYVLRAESTRSLNFSGDGTIDIRKGISTALIIVESPTKAKTIASMFGKPAKKVYGNVIVYESIIPISRDKVYVSMIVATLGHITDLVTDEGLYGVRVNNDRYIPIYDFITKCRRCGAQIVGIYDECPYCNSIDVQSSNTIYNVLKKLALEVDNIFIATDPDTEGEKIAFDIYNLLYPINKNLFRIEFREITKNAVLEALKNPRRIDIKRVKAQMTRRIIDRWIGFELSMVLQDKFNKPWLGAGRVQSPVLLWVARRYKEYIDSIGYILYCDLYGYKIKIYLGNNVDRNYVEKIMDRISNEGLEVKDVEIIERTIQPPPPFTTDSLLYEASNKYGYSASKIMAIAQSLFEQGLITYHRTDSTRISSLGLSIAREALAKENLLEYYVPRQWNVENNAEDAHEAIRPTNPINADELIELIMRGELGIITRISDDHLKIYDLIYRRFLASQMKPARVLVLRANIGIDKYFTNIEAIIDIIEKGFMSIYPLKIYPDLRNLEKTTFIKPNKIFVKKGSAIGLYRVADLIRMLKEKGIGRPSTYAKAIDNNIRHGYIILSKKVKATIPTKLGKEISEIIEQRYINLVGDKVTYELEREIDLIERGLRDMNYVLNRVRQAIDIIINTEGNNIIQLFSDTETVNISDNRVELISSE
- a CDS encoding Alba, DNA/RNA-binding protein (COGs: COG1581 DNA-binding protein~InterPro IPR002775~KEGG: sto:STS142 hypothetical protein~PFAM: Alba, DNA/RNA-binding protein~SPTR: Q971T6 DNA/RNA-binding protein Alba 2~PFAM: Alba~TIGRFAM: DNA-binding protein Alba); translated protein: MSSQPKAPKTIILGNRPLRDYLLESIVSLNRESDVIEILGRGRHIYRAVNLYNMLSSRLGDRISIKNVEIGSMLIRNRRVSYIKITIQRI
- a CDS encoding phosphoribosyltransferase (COGs: COG2236 phosphoribosyltransferase~InterPro IPR000836~KEGG: hbu:Hbut_0483 phosphoribosyltransferase~PFAM: phosphoribosyltransferase~SPTR: A2BK34 Predicted phosphoribosyltransferase~PFAM: Phosphoribosyl transferase domain), producing MDKGFLVLSWNDIVDLSLELARKIMLSKYVPDAIVAILRGGYIVAKLVSDYLGIEHISTLEIKFYKGIGEKAERPIVISPIVHDLRGKKVLIVDDVADSGRTLQVAIDIVRLHGAKDVRTATLYLKPWSITMPDYYVADTKSWIVFPWEVGEILRELKGRYGSLEEALKQLELEKYYQTNILEKLLKILEAKYT
- a CDS encoding hypothetical protein (KEGG: sto:ST1067 hypothetical protein~SPTR: Q972R8 Putative uncharacterized protein ST1067); translation: MRSALTLYFASLLKSYLLSPAMYAGLAFFAGFFSLIGAYFSKFPLPGWFSMTYLMFTFAIAGGLSRSIVVGSAAFNYLIRHAGISPIKLILVLVATGMISQIIFSSLFLIITILIYYTANKTVPMVDIGLVISAIILSSLFMATFGVALGLIMVGRTATAKIANFIPMLPMIIYFVSLLTPADISSYNPITAIMMLLAYSLGGEKYIYIVPMPSTLSLPILVTVILTSSIILLILSILLVKRIREVNIYDVAMSF